Proteins from a genomic interval of Lolium perenne isolate Kyuss_39 chromosome 1, Kyuss_2.0, whole genome shotgun sequence:
- the LOC127334218 gene encoding uncharacterized protein, with protein MSESGSCDDDTSRVRTPSAARATRSAGDQYRQDKTPNLTSRCSVKHAFEVIQRFSDFKRWLVSEIGWAGMLDVPFLQKLNLKFSAWIMSRVDVHNRSIVITDKKILKFWPQDVSKVFGIPHGPRNVIGRDATIRPDAIEFIKTTLGMNQAGAHSLKAAENFLIREITEDSSKIEKDCFQIAFVIFVMGHILAPSSKYDYATIDFWGALANTENIAQFNWGEYIIQSLLDAVDKYKRDVRNQAQTINLFGCHLWLQVFLLDNLDLGIFNKRHDDLPRIKVFDQDWLRRTITMASDLGKGPNSYTSAPLRSAESVCYTRASVRTTEVAPDRIETAFGTSTLDNVPLAVPEPQPHESLRAVTPRPLYVAADSTPIHPTQSLNIGPIDFSNYLKRQYPKLMADPLTLMLKEHNAKAFSHLHTARSNILNDMFKFTDKLMAHLSQRCVCCQARGFTDCPLVPTEGESAPPADSLRTPVNQKFSGVRLDLSDAEGTSDIFSCTQPFLLP; from the exons ATGTCTGAATCCGGAAGCTGCGACGATGACACCAGCAGAGTTCGTACTCCATCTGCCGCCCGTGCAACCAGATCCGCAGGCGACCAGTACAGGCAAGACAAAACCCCCAATCTCACCTCTCGTTGCTCAGTCAAGCATGCGTTCGAGGTTATTCAACGGTTCTCAGACTTCAAGAGGTGGTTAGTTAGTGAGATAGGATGGGCTGGCATGTTAGATGTACCATTTCTGCAGAAGCTTAATCTCAAATTCAGCGCCTGGATAATGAGCCGTGTAGATGTACACAACAGATCCATTGTAATCACAGACAAGAAGATACTTAAGTTCTGGCCCCAGGATGTGTCCAAGGTTTTTGGTATCCCACATGGGCCCCGAAATGTTATTGGCAGGGATGCTACCATCAGGCCCGACGCCATTGAGTTCATCAAGACCACGCTAGGCATGAACCAGGCAGGAGCCCATAGTCTTAAAGCTGCAGAAAATTTCCTTATCAGGGAGATCACAGAGGACTCTAGCAAGATTGAGAAAGATTGCTTTCAGATTGCATTTGTTATCTTTGTCATGGGCCACATATTGGCACCGTCAAGTAAATACGATTATGCCACCATTGATTTCTGGGGAGCCCTTGCTAACACTGAGAACATAGCCCAGTTCAACTGGGGCGAGTACATCATCCAGTCCCTACTTGACGCTGTGGACAAGTACAAGAGAGATGTTAGGAACCAGGCACAAACCATCAACCTGTTCGGGTGTCACCTTTGGCTGCAG GTATTCCTTCTCGACAATCTGGACCTCGGAATTTTCAACAAGAGACACGACGACCTACCACGGATTAAGGTATTCGACCAAGACTGGCTGAGGAGAACTATCACCATGGCCAGCGACTTAGGGAAAGGACCAAATTCTTACACTTCAGCGCCG CTAAGGTCGGCGGAGTCAGTCTGCTACACCCGCGCTTCGGTTCGCACCACAGAAGTTGCACCTGACAGAATAGAGACCGCATTCGGAACATCTACCCTGGATAATGTTCCCCTCGCCGTTCCAGAGCCTCAACCCCACGAGTCACTCCGCGCTGTCACGCCGAGGCCATTATATGTTGCTGCAGACAGTACACCCATCCATCCGACACAGTCGCTTAACATTGGACCCATTGACTTTTCGAACTACTTGAAGCGACAGTACCCGAAATTG ATGGCTGACCCACTCACCCTAATGCTGAAAGAACACAACGCGAAGGCCTTCTCACATCTGCACACCGCTAGGTCGAACATACTCAACGACATGTTCAAGTTCACGGACAAGTTGATGGCACACCTAAGCCAGAGGTGTGTTTGCTGCCAGGCAAGGGGTTTCACCGACTGCCCCCTCGTACCAACTGAGGGTGAATCCG CACCCCCAGCCGATTCGCTGCGCACGCCAGTCAACCAAAAGTTTAGTGGAGTCAGGCTGGACCTTTCCGACGCGGAAGGTACTTCCGATATTTTTAGCTGCACTCAACCCTTTTTGCTGCCTTAA